One window of Trifolium pratense cultivar HEN17-A07 linkage group LG5, ARS_RC_1.1, whole genome shotgun sequence genomic DNA carries:
- the LOC123884177 gene encoding uncharacterized protein LOC123884177 isoform X5: protein MVLTSISTISSSVFLSDSPSTSNSNSTLFRNRPFPSFLVGFPEQPFSNATFKLKSSPSFSAISTQQEKGSLEQFIQYKEGIDGATDLLQTSIVSYKKKFPWSIFKPFLQVDLVSTVHIADKEYFLALQKKLESYDCVLYEMVASKEALEIMKKEPDNRSFKFSILGCIVRQMARILRLGYQSDCLNYQSENWQQADLDYETFELLTKAKGENLFSSANDIPLESIEAMLQHSIPEDLDPWRSKLLWASRVLPMPLVGFLIINGICRDYPEIEALSKLDFSAAMKVLVAKVLTFDLEQDTAEVDEKSVIIGERNRVAIERLRSAMDKGHNKIAILYGGGHMPDLGRRLKEEFDLIPSGLEWITAWSIRKRKVNTSSLPLLTTMALLIISPVLMLDLWFWKLFIGTAVNWGSQVLRFVGNYNMI from the exons ATGGTGCTAACTTCAATTTCAACAATCTCTTCATCTGTATTCCTTTCTGATTCTCCTTCAACTTCAAATTCCAATTCTACCCTTTTCAGAAACAGACCCTTTCCTTCTTTTCTTGTTGGATTTCCAGAACAACCCTTTTCAAATGCAACCTTCAAACTCAAATCTTCTCCATCTTTTTCAGCTATTTCCACTCAACAAGAAAAAGGGTCACTTGAACAGTTTATACAGTACAAGGAAGGAATTGATGGTGCTACTGATTTGTTACAAACTTCTATTGTTAGCTATAAGAAGAAATTCCCTTGGTCCATTTTCAAGCCTTTTCTTCAG GTTGATTTGGTTTCAACTGTTCACATTGCTGATAAAGA GTATTTTCTGGCCCTCCAAAAGAAGCTTGAATCCTATGATTGTGTCCTTTATGAAATGGTAGCTAGCAAGGAAGCTTTAGAGATAATGAAAAAAGAACCAGACAATAGGAGTTTTAAGTTTAGCATTTTGGGATGCATTGTCAGacagatggctcgaattctcaGGCTTGGTTACCAATCAGATTGTCTCAATTACCAGTCTGAAAATTGGCAACAGGCAGATCTTGATTACGAGACCTTCGAATTACTTACG AAAGCAAAAggtgaaaatttattttcttctgcAAACGATATACCTCTTGAATCTATTGAGGCGATGTTGCAGCATTCTATTCCGGAAGATCTCGATCCATGGAGATCCAAGCTTTTGTGGGCTTCACGTGTACTTCCTATGCCGCTTGTTGGCTTTCTTATCATCAATGGGATTTGTCGAGACTATCCTGAAATTGAGGCACTGTCGAAGCTTGATTTTAGTGCTGCCATGAAGGTATTGGTTGCTAAGGTACTGACATTTGA TTTGGAACAAGATACGGCAGAGGTAGATGAGAAATCTGTAATAATTGGTGAGAGAAATCGAGTTGCAATCGAGAGGCTCAGAAGTGCAATGGATAAGGGACACAATAAGATTGCCATACTTTACGGCGGTGGCCACATGCCAGATCTCGGGAGGAGATTGAAGGAAGAGTTCGATTTAATCCCGTCCGGCTTGGAATGGATAACAGCTTGGTCCATAAGGAAAAGGAAAGTCAATACCAGTTCACTTCCACTTCTGACGACAATGGCGTTGCTTATCATTTCACCGGTCTTGATGTTGGATTTGTGGTTTTGGAAGCTATTCATTGGCACCGCGGTGAATTGGGGCTCACAAGTTCTTCGGTTTGTGGGTAATTATAATATGATATGA
- the LOC123884177 gene encoding uncharacterized protein LOC123884177 isoform X6: MVLTSISTISSSVFLSDSPSTSNSNSTLFRNRPFPSFLVGFPEQPFSNATFKLKSSPSFSAISTQQEKGSLEQFIQYKEGIDGATDLLQTSIVSYKKKFPWSIFKPFLQVDLVSTVHIADKEYFLALQKKLESYDCVLYEMVASKEALEIMKKEPDNRSFKFSILGCIVRQMARILRLGYQSDCLNYQSENWQQKAKGENLFSSANDIPLESIEAMLQHSIPEDLDPWRSKLLWASRVLPMPLVGFLIINGICRDYPEIEALSKLDFSAAMKVLVAKVLTFDLEQDTAEVDEKSVIIGERNRVAIERLRSAMDKGHNKIAILYGGGHMPDLGRRLKEEFDLIPSGLEWITAWSIRKRKVNTSSLPLLTTMALLIISPVLMLDLWFWKLFIGTAVNWGSQVLRFVGNYNMI, from the exons ATGGTGCTAACTTCAATTTCAACAATCTCTTCATCTGTATTCCTTTCTGATTCTCCTTCAACTTCAAATTCCAATTCTACCCTTTTCAGAAACAGACCCTTTCCTTCTTTTCTTGTTGGATTTCCAGAACAACCCTTTTCAAATGCAACCTTCAAACTCAAATCTTCTCCATCTTTTTCAGCTATTTCCACTCAACAAGAAAAAGGGTCACTTGAACAGTTTATACAGTACAAGGAAGGAATTGATGGTGCTACTGATTTGTTACAAACTTCTATTGTTAGCTATAAGAAGAAATTCCCTTGGTCCATTTTCAAGCCTTTTCTTCAG GTTGATTTGGTTTCAACTGTTCACATTGCTGATAAAGA GTATTTTCTGGCCCTCCAAAAGAAGCTTGAATCCTATGATTGTGTCCTTTATGAAATGGTAGCTAGCAAGGAAGCTTTAGAGATAATGAAAAAAGAACCAGACAATAGGAGTTTTAAGTTTAGCATTTTGGGATGCATTGTCAGacagatggctcgaattctcaGGCTTGGTTACCAATCAGATTGTCTCAATTACCAGTCTGAAAATTGGCAACAG AAAGCAAAAggtgaaaatttattttcttctgcAAACGATATACCTCTTGAATCTATTGAGGCGATGTTGCAGCATTCTATTCCGGAAGATCTCGATCCATGGAGATCCAAGCTTTTGTGGGCTTCACGTGTACTTCCTATGCCGCTTGTTGGCTTTCTTATCATCAATGGGATTTGTCGAGACTATCCTGAAATTGAGGCACTGTCGAAGCTTGATTTTAGTGCTGCCATGAAGGTATTGGTTGCTAAGGTACTGACATTTGA TTTGGAACAAGATACGGCAGAGGTAGATGAGAAATCTGTAATAATTGGTGAGAGAAATCGAGTTGCAATCGAGAGGCTCAGAAGTGCAATGGATAAGGGACACAATAAGATTGCCATACTTTACGGCGGTGGCCACATGCCAGATCTCGGGAGGAGATTGAAGGAAGAGTTCGATTTAATCCCGTCCGGCTTGGAATGGATAACAGCTTGGTCCATAAGGAAAAGGAAAGTCAATACCAGTTCACTTCCACTTCTGACGACAATGGCGTTGCTTATCATTTCACCGGTCTTGATGTTGGATTTGTGGTTTTGGAAGCTATTCATTGGCACCGCGGTGAATTGGGGCTCACAAGTTCTTCGGTTTGTGGGTAATTATAATATGATATGA